A genomic stretch from Diprion similis isolate iyDipSimi1 chromosome 1, iyDipSimi1.1, whole genome shotgun sequence includes:
- the LOC124409207 gene encoding uncharacterized protein LOC124409207, with amino-acid sequence MKGKEWLDLAFFFMFNVARAGSQCISPSPLGLQLMMEYAKWRSLDQLIIFDNLIPKKCQRLYARSLMSCCSEKGMKISIHTALDEHLTDILPQVFLIRRHRVGTVIFTDGLNLTSPDNILLLASQKQLFNYYISWLIVATKRNDAIIDTLLRVLNIGIDSDLIVATSPLSTSQALNVTNQYLNRTCTGLQKYAKHYRMPKMRRIKNRENATSNLEYVVQENKTVSFYLCHVYKIRNSENSSLVIDPLGSWNPGTYTLRLPISVELRNNFHGFPLLVGILNSSSEVQRDDVDEEEMDDILPLLDIMAFVVSGINASIELVPHDKLGTVVNKAWSHLLGDVVSGVVDIGLGNINVNDERQRGMSFTHPIIQSMRNIYFHPPESGSMRDIFLQPFNNRLLGCVAVTCILMVLAMTAINYAGKLALSDETETHTGLGEAGLWCIGIMCMQGSPWSPRSPSGKIALLSSLIFALVIYNAYAGFITSILSVQAAGIKSLADLLFNNYKLGYSGNDDEYIRNANDSNLRELYIKAFNGREAGVDTTSGLQKAAKGGYGFFVSARLARRALRTTLLHNRCSLKELVIPQTFTVVALPMAHTCPYKKIITHSIMRISEVGVLSRISERMLPRMPQCEAPTTFHSARLADVYSAFVILVTGVITALALGIFERVWSQRKSVRQKLIRAIHVHRREGQSHGQANEVASTSRKKLDALVTGHDNFEESESEVSHEYGRRVFTSSAAIGSPRIDLQGTTAVGDFSIADRLRTRGIFPTPNIVRPPGFSSLKIFSPRRRGDVAFSPVDNQVAPGNGNREPVIPFHFFIHYLIIVITFNRLTCSATARHKPQRMHADEKRTSTGAQEESAGSFTAQLMKARDWNLSNSNQIKNVNVNEESPSLSKEGYASEQSKVDSNNKKDKKNNKQGKTETWKCHEAEFNR; translated from the exons ATGAAGGGAAAGGAATGGCTCGACCTCGCGTTCTTCTTCATGTTCAACGTTGCAAGAGCTGGCTCTCAGTGCATTTCGCCATCGCCTCTGGGGCTGCAGTTGATGATGGAATACGCGAAGTGGAGGTCGTTGGACCAGCTCATCATCTTTGACAATCTGATACCCAAGA AATGCCAGCGACTGTATGCCCGGTCATTGATGTCCTGCTGCAGCgagaaaggaatgaaaatctCGATACATACAGCGCTTGATGAACACCTAACAGATATTTTGCCACAAGTATTTTTGATTCGGAGGCATCGCGTTGGGACGGTCATTTTTACAGACGGGTTAAACCTGACATCGCCCGACAATATCCTGCTGTTG GCCTCACAGAAGCAACTTTTCAATTACTACATCTCATGGCTGATAGTGGCAACAAAACGTAACGACGCCATAATTGACACGCTTCTTCGTGTTCTCAACATCGGCATCGACAGCGACCTCATTGTTGCGACTTCACCTCTTTCTACATCGCAGGCTTTGAATGTGACAAATCAGTATCTGAATAG GACATGCACAGGACTTCAAAAATACGCGAAACACTATCGAATGCCAAAAATGAGGCGGATTAAAAACCGAGAAAATGCGACGTCCAATCTGGAATATGTTGTTCAGGAAAATAAAACCGTTTCTTTCTACTTGTGCCACGTCTACAAGATACGAAACTCAGAGAATTCCAGCCTCGTGATCGACCCTCTAGGATCGTGGAATCCTGGCACCTACACGTTGAGGCTACCAATAAGCGTAGAGCtgagaaacaattttcacgGTTTTCCATTGCTCGttggaattttgaactccAGCAGCGAAGTACAGCGCGATGACGTCGACGAGGAAGAAATGGACGATATCCTGCCCCTCTTGGACATCATGGCTTTCGTTGTCAGCGGTATTAATGCCAG CATAGAGCTGGTGCCTCACGATAAACTTGGAACCGTGGTGAACAAAGCTTGGAGTCATCTTCTTGGCGATGTGGTTTCTGGAGTGGTTGACATAGGACTGGGAAACATAAACGTGAACGACGAACGTCAGCGAGGAATGAGCTTCACGCATCCCATCATTCAGTCAAT GAGAAACATTTACTTCCATCCACCAGAATCTGGTTCCATGAGAGACATATTTTTACAACCTTTCAACAATCGACTGCTAGGATGCGTAGCTGTTACCTGTATTCTCATGGTGCTAGCAATGACGGCAATAAATTACGCAGGGAAACTTGCTCTCAGCGATGAAACGGAAACCCATACTGGATTGGGTGAAGCCGGTTTATGGTGCATCGGCATCATGTGCATGCAAG GGTCACCATGGAGTCCCCGAAGTCCATCCGGAAAGATAGCGCTTTTGAGTAGCCTGATATTTGCACTCGTTATTTACAACGCGTACGCTGGTTTCATCACGTCAATACTGTCAGTACAAGCTGCGGGTATCAAGTCATTGGCGGACCTTCTCTTCAACAACTACAAACTCGGGTACAGCGGAAACGACGACGAGTACATACGG AATGCGAACGACAGTAATCTGCGTGAGCTGTACATCAAGGCTTTCAACGGACGCGAGGCTGGGGTAGACACCACTTCCGGTCTGCAAAAAGCTGCGAAAGGTGGTTACGGATTTTTCGTGAGTGCAAGATTGGCTCGGCGAGCTCTCCGCACGACTCTTCTTCACAATCGATGCTCCCTCAAGGAGCTCGTGATTCCCCAGACCTTCACAGTCGTCGCCTTACCAATGGCTCACACCTGTCCCTACAAGAAGATCATCACTCATAG CATAATGCGTATAAGCGAGGTTGGAGTGTTGAGCCGAATAAGCGAGAGGATGTTGCCTAGAATGCCGCAGTGCGAGGCCCCGACAACCTTCCACAGCGCTCGTCTGGCCGACGTTTACTCAGCATTCGTCATCCTCGTTACCGGCGTGATAACAGCCCTTGCTTTAGGAATTTTCGAACGAGTTTGGAGCCAGCGAAAATCGGTTCGTCAAAAATTGATCCGAGCGATCCACGTTCATCGGCGAGAAGGCCAAAGCCATGGCCAAGCAAACGAGGTCGCATCTACGTCTCGGAAGAAGCTCGACGCTCTTGTTACCGGACACGATAACTTTGAGGAGTCGGAAAGCGAGGTGTCCCATGAATATGGGCGACGTGTTTTCACCTCCAGTGCTGCTATCGGATCACCGAGAATCGACTTACAAGGAACAACCGCCGTCGGGGATTTTTCCATCGCAGATAGACTTCGGACTCGCGGGATATTCCCGACTCCGAATATCGTTAGACCGCCTGGTTTTTCAAGCCTTAAAATATTCTCACCCAGGAGACGAGGCGACGTCGCATTTTCCCCTGTGGACAACCAGGTAGCCCCTGGTAACGGGAATCGGGAACCCGTTATTCCGTTCCAT TTTTTTATCCATTACTTAATCATTGTTATCACGTTCAATCGACTGACCTGTTCCGCCACCGCGAGACACAAACCGCAGCGAATGCATGCTGATGAAAAGCGTACGTCGACAGGAGCACAAGAGGAAAGCGCAGGaag TTTCACAGCACAGTTGATGAAAGCACGTGATTGGAATTTGTCAAACAGCAACCAGattaaaaatg TCAATGTCAATGAAGAAAGTCCTAGCCTCAGCAAAGAAGGTTATGCATCCGAACAGTCGAAAGTCGATAGCAATaacaaaaaagacaaaaag AATAACAAACAGGGAAAAACTGAAACTTGGAAATGCCATGAAGCAGAATTtaatcggtga